From the genome of Amycolatopsis sp. NBC_01488, one region includes:
- a CDS encoding sulfite exporter TauE/SafE family protein, which yields MITDPGILLLLVLAGVGAGLTGAIAGLASLVSYPALLAAGLPPVTANITNTVAMLGTTAGGAAGARPELAGQRQKIVPLCVITTVGGACGGLVLLLTPSDAFTAIVPWLIGAASVVLMAGPRLRRLAEGAEHHGLRPATGVAAFFIGIYGGYFGAAAGVLMLALLVSVWTQPLARTNAAKNLVTGSANLLAAIVFAVTGKVVWTAALAVCLGSLGGAWLGSTLVRHLPATPLRIGIGIAGLGLAAVLAFS from the coding sequence GTGATCACGGACCCCGGCATCCTCCTCTTGCTCGTCCTCGCCGGTGTCGGTGCCGGCCTGACCGGGGCCATCGCCGGGCTGGCGTCGCTCGTCTCGTACCCGGCCCTCCTCGCTGCCGGGCTGCCGCCGGTCACCGCCAACATCACCAACACCGTCGCCATGCTCGGCACCACCGCCGGAGGCGCCGCCGGCGCGCGGCCCGAACTCGCCGGCCAACGGCAGAAGATCGTCCCGCTCTGCGTCATCACCACCGTCGGCGGCGCGTGCGGCGGCCTGGTCCTGCTCCTGACCCCGTCCGACGCCTTCACCGCGATCGTCCCGTGGCTCATCGGCGCCGCCTCGGTCGTCCTCATGGCCGGGCCGCGGCTGCGCCGGCTGGCCGAAGGCGCCGAGCACCACGGCCTGCGCCCGGCCACCGGTGTCGCCGCCTTCTTCATCGGCATCTACGGCGGCTACTTCGGTGCCGCCGCGGGCGTGCTCATGCTCGCCCTGCTCGTCTCCGTCTGGACCCAGCCGCTCGCCCGGACGAACGCCGCGAAGAACCTGGTCACCGGGTCGGCGAACCTGCTCGCCGCGATCGTCTTCGCCGTCACCGGCAAGGTCGTCTGGACGGCCGCCCTCGCCGTCTGCCTCGGGTCCCTCGGCGGCGCGTGGCTCGGCTCGACCCTCGTGCGCCACCTGCCCGCCACGCCGCTGCGCATCGGCATCGGGATCGCCGGCCTGGGGCTCGCGGCGGTACTGGCGTTCTCCTGA
- a CDS encoding discoidin domain-containing protein — protein sequence MGEVTRRKALVGAGGVAALLASGLLPVVPAAAAAATTSPGPPDPVAATYLRVLLRHTRWAEQQFDRAAGIYPARDFTFAVVLGNALLLTRDGYDATAAGVDQATLKAHTLATIEHFAASNLLTGGTEWGRKLFFDTTFQSYFLLAARLLWTDLDDATKRNVERITTGQAGYTTALGTRDDPASGGWTPNGLSGGFVGDTKLEEMGVYAQSLAPALAWAPGDARAKDWRDAFGLWSRNEGGLPAADLANPRLVDGVPISANTATNLYDTFLVENHGSFGPHYQEELWRTSGRNAMHFLAAGTPLPEVLTAQPNGELLWRTMLLMTSDAGEPLMPMVADREHLYGRDVIPLAFRAQVLGDRHAARAEADLAARLEPYQAYAPADRITKFSGEPKYEPEARAELAISYLLHEWRANQGPVKPVTTAEFDAHAAGVADFGAGPGLLAHRSLAAWAATVTKPGFVKFAWQPHHDDWLFVLGGANPMLLPATNIVVKERHATTYAKVRDGFDGTVGVLRFDSGYAALATLPTGAAVYASTGVAEDEGVLNVYNLAMPGVPGLDGNRTYTAAEGKVTIKAQAAPTGARTDDLTFAPVTARHVRMLGVQPDPQYGYSLWAFEVRDGDGPDLAPGGTASASSASPGKEAEYANDGDPATRWAVSTSDRPRADSWLAVDLGAPRTFDRVRLSWEAAAGRKYRVETSQDGLTWTTVASYPVPALRSTGGWLDIDGRAGILVDSPNPLTVTGDRVTLSDGPAAPLLAELYPAPRQPGTRVTTGAAPVRATVADGFLVLLNLSGAAASGTATLPKDGDAYRLYPGEQTVTRTGTEVPYSLAAAEGRIEPPRFTVRGPAGLKAVVRDASRVDLTAPGFLPVVVTVTPEGGRPRPVVLPPRRTVPVVFGDVRPYPLADLALGRTTFPAAPLPPGMSDPAAAVDDDPATAWRPGPDGRMVVDLGAVTAVSAVELAWTPGRRPATSVETSVDGLTYRTAETGPARYVAVRTRWRSGDASLVRMSVRT from the coding sequence ATGGGTGAGGTGACCCGGCGGAAGGCCCTCGTGGGCGCGGGCGGCGTCGCGGCCCTCCTGGCCTCGGGACTGCTGCCGGTCGTCCCGGCGGCGGCAGCGGCCGCGACGACGTCTCCCGGGCCGCCCGACCCCGTCGCCGCCACCTACCTGCGGGTCCTCCTCCGCCACACCCGCTGGGCCGAGCAGCAGTTCGACCGGGCCGCCGGGATCTACCCCGCCCGAGACTTCACCTTCGCCGTCGTCCTCGGCAACGCCCTCCTCCTGACCCGCGACGGCTACGACGCCACCGCGGCCGGCGTCGACCAGGCCACCCTCAAGGCCCACACCCTCGCCACCATCGAGCACTTCGCCGCGTCGAACCTGCTCACCGGCGGCACCGAATGGGGCCGGAAGCTGTTCTTCGACACCACTTTCCAGTCGTACTTCCTGCTCGCGGCCCGGCTCTTGTGGACAGACCTCGACGACGCCACGAAACGGAACGTCGAACGCATCACGACCGGGCAAGCCGGCTACACCACCGCCCTCGGCACCCGGGACGACCCGGCCTCCGGCGGCTGGACGCCCAACGGCCTGAGCGGCGGGTTCGTCGGGGACACCAAGCTCGAGGAGATGGGCGTCTACGCCCAATCGCTCGCCCCGGCTCTGGCGTGGGCGCCGGGAGACGCGAGAGCGAAGGACTGGCGCGACGCCTTCGGCCTCTGGAGCCGCAACGAGGGTGGGTTGCCGGCCGCCGACCTCGCCAACCCGCGGCTCGTCGACGGCGTCCCGATCAGCGCGAACACCGCCACGAACCTGTACGACACCTTCCTCGTCGAGAACCACGGTTCGTTCGGGCCGCACTACCAGGAAGAGCTCTGGCGCACCTCCGGCCGCAACGCCATGCACTTCCTCGCGGCTGGTACCCCGCTGCCCGAAGTCCTCACCGCCCAGCCGAACGGCGAACTCCTCTGGCGCACCATGCTGCTGATGACCAGCGACGCCGGCGAGCCGCTGATGCCGATGGTCGCCGACCGCGAGCACCTCTACGGCCGCGACGTCATCCCGCTCGCCTTCCGCGCCCAGGTCCTCGGCGACCGCCACGCCGCGCGGGCCGAGGCCGACCTCGCCGCGCGGCTCGAGCCCTACCAGGCCTACGCGCCCGCCGACCGGATCACGAAGTTCTCCGGCGAGCCGAAGTACGAGCCGGAAGCCCGCGCCGAGCTCGCCATCAGCTACCTGCTCCACGAGTGGCGCGCCAACCAAGGCCCGGTGAAGCCGGTGACCACCGCGGAATTCGACGCGCACGCCGCCGGAGTGGCCGACTTCGGCGCCGGGCCCGGCCTGCTTGCCCACCGCTCGCTCGCCGCCTGGGCCGCCACCGTGACCAAGCCGGGCTTCGTCAAGTTCGCCTGGCAGCCGCACCACGACGACTGGCTGTTCGTGCTCGGCGGCGCCAACCCGATGCTGCTGCCCGCCACGAACATCGTCGTCAAGGAACGGCACGCCACCACCTACGCGAAGGTCCGCGACGGCTTCGACGGCACCGTCGGCGTCCTGCGCTTCGACAGCGGGTACGCGGCGCTCGCCACCCTCCCGACCGGCGCCGCCGTCTACGCCAGCACCGGCGTCGCCGAGGACGAAGGCGTCCTGAACGTCTACAACCTCGCCATGCCCGGCGTCCCCGGCCTCGACGGCAACCGCACGTACACCGCCGCCGAAGGCAAGGTGACGATCAAAGCCCAGGCCGCGCCCACCGGCGCCCGGACCGACGACCTGACGTTCGCCCCGGTCACCGCCCGGCACGTCCGCATGCTCGGCGTCCAGCCCGACCCGCAGTACGGCTATTCGCTCTGGGCCTTCGAAGTCCGCGACGGCGACGGCCCGGACCTCGCGCCGGGCGGCACGGCGTCGGCGTCGTCGGCCTCCCCCGGCAAGGAGGCCGAGTACGCGAACGACGGCGACCCGGCCACCCGCTGGGCAGTGTCCACATCGGACCGTCCACGCGCCGACAGCTGGCTCGCGGTCGACCTCGGCGCACCGCGGACCTTCGACCGCGTCCGGCTGAGCTGGGAAGCCGCCGCCGGGCGCAAGTACCGCGTCGAGACCTCCCAAGACGGCCTGACCTGGACGACGGTGGCGTCCTACCCGGTACCCGCCCTCCGCAGCACCGGCGGCTGGCTGGACATCGACGGCCGGGCCGGGATCCTGGTCGACAGCCCGAACCCGCTCACCGTCACCGGCGACCGCGTCACGCTCTCCGACGGGCCCGCCGCGCCCCTGCTCGCCGAGCTGTACCCGGCACCCCGGCAGCCAGGCACCCGCGTCACCACCGGTGCCGCGCCGGTCCGGGCGACCGTCGCCGACGGCTTCCTCGTGCTGCTCAACCTTTCCGGCGCGGCGGCGAGCGGCACGGCGACCCTCCCGAAGGACGGCGACGCGTACCGGCTGTACCCCGGCGAGCAGACCGTCACCAGGACCGGCACCGAAGTGCCTTATTCCCTCGCCGCGGCGGAAGGCCGGATCGAACCCCCGCGGTTCACCGTGCGCGGCCCGGCCGGGCTGAAGGCGGTCGTGCGCGACGCGAGCCGGGTCGACCTCACCGCGCCGGGTTTCCTCCCGGTGGTCGTCACCGTGACGCCCGAGGGCGGCCGGCCGCGACCGGTGGTGCTGCCGCCGCGCCGGACGGTGCCGGTCGTGTTCGGCGACGTCCGGCCGTACCCGCTGGCCGACCTCGCGCTCGGCCGGACCACCTTCCCCGCGGCACCGCTGCCACCCGGGATGTCGGATCCCGCCGCGGCCGTCGACGACGACCCGGCGACGGCGTGGCGCCCGGGCCCGGACGGCCGGATGGTGGTCGATCTCGGGGCGGTGACGGCGGTTTCCGCGGTCGAGCTCGCCTGGACGCCCGGACGCAGGCCCGCGACGAGCGTCGAGACCAGCGTCGACGGCCTCACCTACCGGACGGCGGAGACCGGCCCCGCCCGGTACGTGGCGGTCCGGACGCGCTGGCGAAGCGGCGACGCGAGTCTCGTGCGGATGTCTGTCCGCACTTGA
- a CDS encoding LacI family DNA-binding transcriptional regulator, which produces MRVTIAEVARRARVSKTTVSRVLNNKADVDAATAIRVREVIAATGYIPSAGAVGLARGVTRTVGMLVPGLTWPWMGEVLQGVADVVEAKGYGLLLSTANRGADSLGEFSRQVSAKAFDGLLLVEPPDAVRHLRVLHDSGLPVVVIDDRGRRPAFPSVGTDNRQGGATAARHLLDTGRTRLATVTGPRDFGCTSDRLTGFRDVIREAGLLLDPNLIIEGDFTSESGEAAILQLLATSPPFDAVFAHNDLTAAGVLAGLRKAGRAVPEDVAVVGFDDIPLAAHTQPPLTTIRQPLREMGEAAARQLLDRLGGAPQPDEPLIVPTSLVVRESTQETVSAADNGRFREESPR; this is translated from the coding sequence ATGCGCGTCACGATCGCCGAGGTCGCCCGCCGCGCCCGGGTGAGCAAGACGACCGTGTCGCGGGTGCTCAACAACAAGGCCGATGTGGACGCGGCGACGGCGATCCGGGTCCGCGAGGTGATCGCCGCGACCGGGTACATCCCGAGCGCCGGTGCGGTCGGGCTGGCCCGCGGCGTGACCCGCACGGTCGGGATGCTGGTGCCGGGCCTGACCTGGCCGTGGATGGGCGAGGTGCTGCAGGGCGTCGCCGACGTCGTCGAGGCCAAGGGCTACGGCCTGCTGCTGTCCACGGCCAACCGCGGCGCGGACTCCCTGGGCGAGTTCTCCCGGCAGGTGTCGGCGAAGGCGTTCGACGGGCTGCTGCTCGTCGAGCCGCCGGACGCCGTGCGGCACCTGCGCGTGCTGCACGACTCCGGGTTGCCGGTGGTGGTGATCGACGACCGCGGGCGGCGGCCGGCGTTCCCGTCGGTGGGCACGGACAACCGGCAGGGCGGCGCGACCGCGGCCCGGCACCTCCTGGACACCGGCCGCACCCGGCTCGCCACCGTCACCGGGCCGCGCGACTTCGGCTGCACGAGCGACCGGCTCACCGGCTTCCGCGACGTGATCCGCGAAGCCGGCCTGCTGCTGGACCCGAACCTGATCATCGAAGGCGACTTCACGAGCGAAAGCGGCGAGGCCGCGATCCTCCAGCTCCTCGCCACGAGTCCCCCGTTCGACGCCGTCTTCGCCCACAACGACCTCACCGCGGCCGGCGTGCTGGCCGGGCTGCGGAAGGCCGGGCGCGCGGTGCCGGAGGACGTCGCCGTGGTCGGCTTCGACGACATCCCCCTGGCCGCGCACACCCAGCCGCCGCTGACGACGATCCGCCAGCCCCTGCGGGAGATGGGCGAGGCGGCGGCCCGGCAGCTGCTCGATCGGCTGGGTGGCGCACCCCAGCCGGACGAGCCGCTGATCGTCCCGACCTCCCTGGTGGTCCGGGAGTCGACTCAGGAGACGGTCAGCGCCGCCGACAACGGAAGATTCCGCGAGGAATCACCGAGGTAG